Genomic DNA from Babylonia areolata isolate BAREFJ2019XMU chromosome 9, ASM4173473v1, whole genome shotgun sequence:
CCAGACTGTGGGCCACTTAGCAAGATTCAAAATTACACTTTGCAGTCTTGATTTAAGGCTTTGTCCTGTGTTCTTTGCAGCCAGctaataaaaaaaagttcttgtcCTCAAGAAATTTTGTAATTCCAGGCCATGAGCTCGAACTATTGCAGTGGTTAACAGCCATAAATAAGAGCCCTgtttgctctgttttgttttttaaaggacACATGCAGGTACGCACAAGATTACCATTTGTCAATCAAAATTTCCCAGCCAGAGCATTATTTTCTGATCACTTTTCAGCATAGATCTATACTTTTCTTAAGCAGTAAAAATCAGTTCACAAATAAAGCTGTTTCATCAATATgtaacacaaacaccccacacacaaaaaaaaaaacaccagtatTACATTAATAACACTATAGTCACAGCCTATTAGAAAATACACATAAAATATTGCATCCTCTTGATTTTTATATCTAAAAATATCATTACTATGAACTGGTGGAAGATCAACCTCCATTATCAAATTCAAAGTTAAGGGGGAAGAAGATACGCTTTCATTAGATATTAACCAATATGAAAACAAGAACCGCACCCACACAGACCTGCAATTAGTGACACATCATACCTGCTAACAAACTCTGTATAGATAACAAGACGGTGCGGACATCATAGAGGGCGGACCATTTCTCCTTGAGGATATCTAAACAGATATTGCCGTGGTTGTCCACGTTGGGGTGGTAGCAAGGCGTGGTGAACTTGACCGACACAGCCTGGTATGGGTAGCCGCTGGGGAATTCTAGCAACAGCTTGTACTGCAGACCCTCATACACCTGgaatttttaacacacacacacacacacacacacacacacacacacagcaaatccACTTTACTGATTATCTGACCAAATCCTGACCATGATATTCAGTCACACTCCATTCAAAACGTTAACTCGTTCAGTGTTCACTGGTTGCAGCTCCCCACATTCAGTTCAACGCtacatacaagtgggcttttacatgtatgaccgtttctacacCACCACGAaagtagccatactccatttctgagggcgtgcatgctgggtatgttcttgtttacaaaaCCAAATGTTGACATGGCTTACAAGACCTTAAAAGAGTGTATTTGATCATCtgaatgcgtacacacacacagtggggactcaggcacaagcaggtccacACATCGgttaacctgggagatctgaaaaaatcTAAACCCTTAACCCATCAGATGctgtgaccaggattcaaacacAGGACTCTCAAATAAAAAAATCCAACATTTTAACCGCTCAGCTGTTGCACCCTAAATGTTGAtaagtttatttttattttagcaCTGCTGCAATGGCAAGTGTATTCTGTGCTTGTAAATGGCAGCTATTTGACTGGTATATTTTCAAATGGTTATCACAATCCATCAAAACACAGCTAAAAGTCCTCAGCAACTCAGTACTTGTTTCCAGGCTGGgcgatgcacgcacacacagacacagacacacacagacacacacacacagaagacaactgTGGGAGTGACAAGTCTGCGCTCCTTAACAACCTTAACTTCTGCTCAGCTGTGTTCACTCACAGTGCGAGCACACCACTGGTGGGAACTCAGAAATGTGATCAGCTGGCCACAGTGCATGCTGTGAGTCCCCTTACCAGTCTGTCATGTTCATGGATCATTACCAAAAACACAAGATAGCTGCATTATTCATCAATGATGAATATGATCATTAATGATTAACATTTCCagaaacttctttttctttacgAAAATTAATTTTATATTTTAATCTGATTTGCAATTgcagtgacccactggtgcagactatGGCAGAAATCTCATTCTTTTCCTGTGCAAACCAACGCCCTGCTCATGCAGAGAAACCTAAAGTGGCTGCAGCTAGTGACCTACATTGGGGACTGAACAGCATTATGATACGACAAACAATAGAACAGAAAATCCCCTCCCCAACTGGTACTTACTGTTCCTTTGGCACCTTCAATTGTGCCGACCCATTTGTACAGATTGTCCCCTTCTGGAAACGCTGACACACCAGGATCTGCTGACATCTGCAACATTTCAAGCATGTGTCATTACCATAAACATCATGTCACCGTTTGGCGCAACCATTGTGTCTATATCATCAATACCCACACTAAATTTCATAGAAATATCAGACATTAAAAAGTTCAGTAATGATGTCAAAGgaaatgattttcttttcaattaaGAATATACACTAAACTTGTTAGAGTATATACTGACCGCTGGCCTTCATCTTTATTGAAGGACTTTATCTTTGCTGCACAGTGAATCAGACTGGTTATTCTTTGTGTAATCATAAACAATTTATGTACGGCTACACAGCTATACAGTATACTGGCACTACTACTTAAGTATCCAGACGCAGATGATTCAGCTTATCAAGAGATGAATTTGTGTTATTACCTCAAACCATATATGCAAAAGCCATTTCTTACTAGGTAATTACAATTTCCTTTGTACACTCATATTTTTTAAACAGAATGACTATGAGTTATTGACTATGTAAATTTAATAGTATCACTATGTCTCTAAGGCTTGCTGCCAGTATTCATCTGTAAAACTAAAAGTATATGCAGAAATCAATTAACAATGAAGAACTGATTTTGATTTAAAACGCATTGAGCTTTAacaatatgcgctatagcaagatgtcttaattaGTAAACTGACTTTGATTTATATACATGTGCTGATTTGTCACCCAGCTGCCCCAGCACTGAATCAGAAAACCCAGACCAGTTTCTGACCACCAGTTCAGCCAGTAGTTCTCTGTGCCACATTGTGAAACACTCTCTACAGGGAACAGCTGTAGGGAGATGCCTGAAATGTGGACACATCACTTaacctccttaaaaaaaaaaaatctttaaagagCACATTGAAGGATAGAGATCACACAATAAAATCAATGTAAACTTTCCACCTGTTTCCTGATACGTAAAATTTCACATCAGGTGTACAAGCTAGGCTAATAAAAACCAATACTTTTCTTCATGATGGGCTTTTCCAGTCCATGAGCTACTGAGTATGTTCCAAACTGACAAGTCTGAGGAAGCTACATGGTCAATGAACAAGCATTCAAATCCAACTGATTTTACATCTGTATTATTATTCCTTCACTACCATgttatctcttctctcttttctataTATTTTTAAATAACTATTTTTTAAAGTCTGTATAGACTGAAGAATGGAATCTCTGCTCTTGTTTTTCTCCACTTTTCAGTTCATTTTCACATCCAACTGTGAAAACTACAAGGCATATCATCTTTCTCTGAGCTTTCAGTTACTGGCTTGTATTTTTACACTCAACACCTGTCTCCCAGCTGCCCCAGCACTGAATCAGAAAACCAAGACCAGTTTCTGACCACCAGCTCAGCCAGTAGTTCTCTGTACCACATTGTGAAACACTCTCTACAGGGAACAGCTGTAGGGAGATGCCTGAAATGTGGACACAATACTTTACATCCCAACAACATCTTTAAAGAGCACACTGAAGGAAAGAGAACAGACCCCAAAAAGTATATAAACTTTCCACCTGTTTCCTGCAGATATATAAAATTTCACATGATGTTCAAGCCAGGCTCACAAAAACCAATGATTTCCTGCATGATGGGATTTTCCAGTCCATGATTATTGAGTATGTTCCAAACTGACCAGTCTGAGGGTCTATGAATGAGCGTTCAGACTTTGATGGTCAAATGGGCTGTCCATAAAGATACCATATCTTTATCATTTCTTCACGACCAAAGTACCAAAtgttatttcttctctctttgctataaaattattcattgttttaataaatattttgtaaagtctctacaaactgaagaaatgattctttgcttttgtttttctccactattcattttttttttccacatatatCTGTGACATTTATTACTTTACAAGGCATGTTACCCTTCTCTGAGCTTTCAGACTTGTAATTTTACACACTCAACAACTGTCTCCCAGCTGCCCCAGCACTGAATCAGAAAACCAAGACCAGTTTCTGACCACCAGGACAGCCAGTAGTTCTCTGTACCACATTGTGAAACACTCTCTACAGGGAACAGCTGTAGGGAGATGCCTGAAATGTGGACACAATACTTTACATCCCAACAACATCTTTAAAGAGCGCACTGAAGGAAAGAGATcagacacaaaaaaatatataaactgTCCACCTGTTTCCTTCGGATATATAAAATTTCACATCTGATGTTCAAGCCAGGCTCACAAAAACCAATGATTTCCTGCATGATGGGATTTTCCAGTCCATGATTATTGAGTATGTTCCAAACTGACCAGTCTGAGGGAGCTACATGGTCAAAGAACAAGCGTTCAGATCTGACAGACTTTGATGGTCCAATGGGCTGTCCATAAAGATACAATATCTGTATTATTTCTTCACAACCAAAGTACCAAAtgttatttcttctctctttgctaTAAAATTATTCATTGTTTTAATAAGTATTTTGTAAAGTCTCTATGGACTGAAGAATcgattctttactttttttttcctccactatTCAATTTTTTTCCACATATATCTGTGACATTTACACTTAATAGGGCATGTTACCCTTCTCTGAGCTTTCAGACTTGTAATTTTACACACTCAACACCTGTCTCCCAGCTGCCCCAGCACTGAATCAGAAAACCAAGACCAGTTTCTGACCACCAGGACAACCAGTAGTTCTCTGTACCACATTGTGAAACACTCTCTACAGGGAACAGCTGTAGGGAGATGCCTGAAATGTGGACACAATACTTTACATCCCAACAACATCTTTAAAGAGCGCACTGAAGGAAAGAGATcagacacaaaaaaatatataaactgTCCACCTGTTTCCTTCGGATATATAAAATTTCACATCTGATGTTCAAGCCAGGCTCACAAAAACCAATGATTTCCTGCATGATGGGATTTTCCAGTCCATGATTATTGAGTATGTTCCAAACTGACCAGTCTGAGGGAGCTACATGGTCAATGAACAAGCGTTCAGATCTGACAGACTTTGATGGTCAAATGGGCTGTCCATAAAGATACCATATCTGTATTATTTCTTCACTACCAAAGTACCAAGTGTtacctcttctctcttttctataGAATTATTTATTGTTTTGATAACTATTTTGTAAAGTCTCTGTAGACTGAAGAATCgattatttgcttttgtttttctccacttttcaatttattttcacCAACATCTGTGACATTTACACTTTACAGGGCATGTCACCCTTCTCTGAGCCTTGAGGCTCGATATTTTACACACTCCACACCTGTCTCCCAGCTGCCCCAGCACTGAATCAGAAAACCAAGACCAGTTTCTGACCACCAGGACAACCAGTAGTTCTCTGTACCACATTGTGAAACACTCTCTACAGGGAACAGCTGTAGGGAGATGCCTGAAATGTGGACACAATACTTTACATCCCAACAACATCTTTAAAGAGCGCACTGAAGGAAAGAGATcagacacaaaaaaatatataaactgTCCACCTGTTTCCTTCGGATATATAAAATTTCACATCTGATGTTCAAGCCAGGCTCACAAAAACCAATGATTTCCTGCATGATGGGATTTTCCAGTCCATGATTATTGAGTATGTTCCAAACTGACCAGTCTGAGGGAGCTACATGGTCAATGAACAAGCGTTCAGATCTGACAGACTTTGATGGTCAAATGGGCTGTCCATAAAGATACCATATCTGTATTATTTCTTCACTACCAAAGTACCAAGTGTtacctcttctctcttttctataGAATTATTTATTGTTTTGATAACTATTTTGTAAAGTCTCTGTAGACTGAAGAATCgattatttgcttttgtttttctccacttttcaatttattttcacCAACATCTGTGACATTTACACTTTACAGGGCATGTCACCCTTCTCTGAGCCTTGAGGCTCGATATTTTACACACTCCACACCTGTCTCCCAGCTGCCCCAGCACTGAATCAGAAAACCAAGACCAGTTTCTGACCACCAGGACAACCAGTAGTTCTCTGTACCACATTGTGAAACACTCTCTACAGGGAACAGCTGTAGGGAGATGCCTGAAATGTGGACACAATACTTTACATCCCAACAACATCTTTAAAGAGCACACTGAAGGATGGAGATCAGACCCCCCAAAATATATAAACTTTCCACCCGTTTCCCCAATATATAAAATTTCAAATCTGATGTTCAAGCTAGGCTCACAAAAACCCGATTTCCTGAATGATGGGATTTTCCAATTCATGATTATTATGTTCCCACCTGACCAGAGGGAGCTACATGCTCAATGAACAAGCATTTAGATCTGACAGAATTTGAGGGGCCAATGGAATGTCCATAAAGATTTTATATCTGTATTATTTCTTCACTACCAAAGTACCAAGTGTtacctcttctctcttttctataGAATTATTTATTGTTTTGATAACTATTTTGTAAAGTCTCTGTAGACTGAAGAATGgattatttgcttttgtttttctccacttttcaatttattttcacAAACATCTGTGACATTTACACTTTACAGGGCATGTCACCCTTCTCTGAGCCTTGAGACTCGATATTTTACACACTCCACACCTGTCTCCCAGCTGCCCCAGCACTGAATCAGAAAACCAAGACCAGTTTCTGACCACCAGGTCAGCCAGTAGTTCTCTGTACCACATTGTGAAACACTCTCTACAGGGAACAGCTGTAGGGAGATGCCTGAAATGTGGACACAATACTTTACATCCCAACAACATCTTTAAAGAGCACACTGAAGGATGGAGATCAGACCCCCCAAAATATATAAACTTTCCACCCGTTTCCCCAATATATAAAATTTCAAATCTGATGTTCAAGCTAGGCTCACAAAAACCCGATTTCCTGAATGATGGGATTTTCCAATTCATGATTATTATGTTCCCACCTGACCAGAGGGAGCTACATGCTCAATGAACAAGCATTTAGATCTGACAGAATTTGAGGGGCCAATGGGATGTCCATAAAGATTTTATATCTGTATTATTTCTTCACTACCAAAGTACCAAGTGTtacctcttctctcttttctataGAATTATTTACTGTTTTGATAACTATTTTGTAAAGTCTCTGTAGACTGAAGAATGgattatttgcttttgtttttctccacttttcaatttattttcacAAACATCTGTGACATTTACACTTTACAGGGCATGTCACCCTTCTCTGAGCCTTGAGGCTCGATATTTTACACACTCCACACCTGTCTTCCAGCTGCCCCAGCACTGAATCAGAAAACCAAGACCAGTTTCTGACCACCAGGTCAGCCAGTAGTTCTCTGTACCACATTGTGAAACACTCTCTACAGGGAACAGCTGTAGGGAGATGCCTGAAATGTGGACACATCACTTTACATCCCAACAATTTAAAGAGCACACTGAAGGACAGAGATCAGACAAAAAATATTATGTAAACTTTCCACCTGTTTCCTGACATGTAAAATTTCAAGTCTGGTGTTAGGCTAGGCTCACAAAAACCAATTATTTCCTTCAGGGTGGGATTTTCCAGTCCATGAGTTGATAGTATTCCCAAATGACTCATCTGAGCAAGCTACATCAGTGCATGTTCTATGAACAAGCATTCAAATCCGATAGAATTTGATGCTCCAATAAGCTGTCCATAATGATTTTACACCTCTATTATTTCTTCACTACCAAAGTACCAAATGTTATCACTTCTCTCTTTTAATAAGTATTTTGTAGTCATTGTGGACTGTAGAATGGAAtctctgcttttgtttttctccactttTCAGTTTATTTTCACATCCATCTGTGACATTTACACTAATTACAGGGCATGTCACCTTTCACCGAGCTTTCAAACCTGTAATTTTACTCTCAACACCTGTCTCCCAGCTGCCCCAGCACTGAATCAGAAAACCCAGACCAGTTTCCGACCACCAGGTCAGCCAGTAGTTCTCTGTACCACATTGTGAAACACTCTCTACAGGGAACAGCTGTAGGGAGATGCCTGAAATGTGGACACATCACTTTACATCCTGACATATTTAAAGAGCACACTGAAGGATAGAGATCAgaccaaaaaaaatatatgaataaacttTCCACCTGCTTCCTGATATGTAAAATTTCAAATCTGGTGTTCAGGTTAGGCTCACAAAAAACAATGATTTCCCTCAGAGTGGAATTTTCCAATCCATGACAGCATGAGTTATTAAGTATGTTCCCAACTGACTAGTCTGAGGGAGCTACATGGTCAAAGAACAAGCATTCAGATCCAACAGAATCTGATATTCaaatctcttctctcttttctgtagACTTTTTAATAAGTATTTTGTATAGTCTTTATAGACTGAAGAATGGGTTTTTTGCTCTTGTCTTCACCTTTTCAGTTTATTTTCACACCCATCTGTGAAAACTACAAGGCATATCACCCTTCAGTGAGCTTTCAGTTACTGGTTTGTAATTTTACACCTGTCTCCCAGCTGCCCCAGCACTGAATCAGAAAACCCAAACTAGTTTCTGACCACCAGGTCAGCCAGTAGTTCTCTGTACCACATTGTGAAACACTCTCTACAGGGAACAGCTGTAGGGAGATGCCTGAAATGTGGACACATCAATTTATACCTACAAACCATTTTAAAAAGTACAATGAAGGATAGAGATCAGAGGATAAAATGCATTACCTTTCTGTTTCCCTATGTCATAGCATATGTAATACTCTAACATCATGTGTTAAGGCTAAGCTCACAAAAACCAAAGATTTCCTTCAGTGTGGGATTTTCCAGTCCTTGAGCTATTGAATATGTTCCCCTCTGACCGATCTGAGGGAGCTACATGGTCACCGAACAAGCATTTGGATCAAACATAAACTGATGTTAAAATGGACTGTCCATGAAGATTCAATTTTATGTCTGTACCTTTCCTTCTTTACTTTTATTTCTCCTCTCTgttctacttttttcttttttactctgtACAGTCTGCATAGACTGAATAATGAATTCTCTGCTCTTGTTTTTATCCATTTCTAAGTTTATTTTCACACCCATCTGCTGCATCTACAAGGCATGCCATCTTTCACTAGCTTACAGGCTTGTAATTTAAACTTGAACATTAAATGAACATGTCCCCCAGCTGCCCCAGCACTGAATCAGGAAACCAAGACCAGTTTCTGACCACCAGGTCAACAAGTAGTTCTCTGTGCCACATTGTGAAACACTCTCTACAGGGAACAGCTGTAGGGAGATGCCTGAAATGTGGATGGGGTCAATTTATGAACATGTCTAATCAATACAGGGAAAGCATAACTGTTAGATTCACACTTGGTGTGACACTGGTGCATCTTGTGTTTTCCAAAGACAGCAAAACAAAGTACAGTCTGGTCATCATGTGAGAG
This window encodes:
- the LOC143286111 gene encoding ubiquitin-conjugating enzyme E2 C-like → MANPTASSNTHVRQKSSKPSSGKDSHTVAKRLQQELRTLMMSADPGVSAFPEGDNLYKWVGTIEGAKGTVYEGLQYKLLLEFPSGYPYQAVSVKFTTPCYHPNVDNHGNICLDILKEKWSALYDVRTVLLSIQSLLAEPNNDSPLNSHAAELWVNQEAYKKLLHQKYDQEVRSKQS